The nucleotide window TCGACTGGGGCTGACGGGAGAGATACTGGTGCTCGCGTTCGTCGGCCTGGTCGGTATCTCGATCGCCGCTCTCTTGCTGTCGCTGCCGGTGCGCCTGCTCGCGGGCGAGCCGACTGAGTTACAGCTAACCGTGGTCGAGTACCTCTCCTTTGCCGTCGGACTCGGGGGTGTCGCGGTCGGCTATCTCGCGTTTCGTGGCCGAGACCTCTCGTTTATCGATCTGAAGGCCCCGACGCTGTGGACGATCGGCTGGGTGGTCGGTGGCCTCCTCGTGATACTCGGGGCGAATATGGGGGTCTCGGCGCTGATGAGCGCCGTCGGTATCGAGGCCTCCGAGCATACGACGACCCAGCGAGTCGCCGAAAACCCCGATCTGTTGCTCATCATCATCCCGTCGATGGTGCTGTTCGTCGGCCCGTTCGAGGAACTGCTCTATCGCAATGTCATCCAGAAATCGCTCTACGAACGGTTTTCCCGACCCGGTGCCGTCGTCGTCGGGAGCGTCGTGTTCACGCTCGTTCACGTCTCGGCGTACGCCACGGCGGGCGCGGGGCAGATTCTGGCGAGTTTGTCGCTGTTGTTCGTCCTCGCGTTGATCCTCGGAACGCTCTACGAGCGGACGGAGAACCTGCTGGTGCCAGCGCTGGTCCACGGCTGTTACAACGCAGCGATCTTCATCCCGATGTACTTCTAACGGCCAAAAAGCAGTTTCGACGGTTACGACGGATTCTTTCGCGCAAGCTCCGAGCCACAGATCGGACACCGATCCTTCTGCTCGTCGAACTCGCGGCCACAGCCCTGACACTGGTACTGCCAGTGGCGTTGTTCTTCGATTCCCTCTCGAGCGATCACTTCGACGGCGACGTTGAGTTTCTCGGCGACGTTTTGCATCGCGTAGTCGTCGGTCACTAGCGTTCCGTCTAGTTCGAAACTCGCGGCGATAAGTCGAATGTCGGTGTCTGAAAGGACGTCGAGGTCACCGGATTCCTTGGCCGCACGCTCGACCTTCTCGGTGGTGTCGCCGTTCGGAATGTGGATGTGCATCCCCGAGCCTTCCATCGCGTCGTAGCGATAGGCGCTCTCGTCTTTGAGTTCCTCGCGGACGAGTGGGATGGTTGCAGTCTGTTCTGTCGTGTGAAAGTCGTGAATAAACGCCGAGGAGTCGAGAACGTACATACCGTTAGCGCTGGACGACAATGTAATCTTTCACCGCTTGGACACGGTTGACTGGCACGCGAAAGCGGCCGTCCTCGTCGACGTCGAAGTCGACTGATCGGGTCGGCAGTTGCTCGTCAGGGTCGATGACGAGGTCGTGGAGTTTACCCGATTTGATGTCCATCGTGATGTTGTAGAGCAGTCCGAGCTCGACGCCGTCGGAACCCATGACGGACTTGCCCGAGAGGTTTTCAGCGAGTATATCGCTCATGCATACCCGTATTTACTAATCGGTATTAAAAACCACGGGGACCGTATGACAGCTCGTGGTCGCGTGTCGCCGGTCGGGACAGTCAGTTTCGCTCGGTTTCCGCGTCTGTCGACAAACGCGGATGACGATGGGTTTAACTACCGTCCTGCGGACGCTTTAGATAAGACCTTCTCGGGTGGTTCACCATGTCGAATACGGATACGCGCGACCCCACATCTCTCAGAACACCGATCGTCGCCGTCCTTGGACACGTCGATCACGGTAAGACCAGTCTCCTCGATAAGATACGCGGCTCTGCGGTCATCGAGGGTGAAGCAGGAGCGATTACCCAGCACATCGGCGCGACGGCCGTCCCGCTGGATATCATCTCCACTATCGCGGGCGACCTCGTCGACCCGGACGATTTCGACCTGCCCGGCCTGCTATTCATCGATACGCCGGGTCACCACTCCTTTACGACGCTTCGCTCCCGGGGTGGGGCTCTCGCCGATATCGCGATCCTCGTCGTCGACGTCAACGACGGCTTCCAGCCCCAGACGCTCGAGGCCTTAGAGATCCTCAAACGATCCCAGACGCCGTTTATCGTCGCGGCGAACAAGATCGACACCGTCCCCGGCTGGAACCCGAAGGAGGACGTCCCGATCAACGACACCTACGAGTCCCAGTCCGATCGCGTCCGCCAGCGGCTCGATGAAAGTCTCTACGAGATCATCGGCAATCTCTCGGACGAGGGCTTCTCCGCGGACCTTTATTGGCGCGTCCAGAACTTCCAGCGCAACATCGGCGTCGTCCCCGTCTCGGCGATGACCGGCGAGGGCGTCCCCGACCTGCTGACGGTCATGATGGGTCTCTCCCAGCGCTACATGAAAGAGGAGATGGAAATCGACGTCGCCGGCCCGGGCGTCGGCACCGTCCTCGAGGTCAAAGAGGAGAAAGGCTTCGGGACGACCATCGACACCGTCCTCTACGACGGGACGATTAGAGCCGACGACACGATCGTCGTCGGCGGGATGAACAAGCCAATCGTCACCGAGGTTCGGGCGCTGCTCCAACCCCGGCCGCTCGCCGAGATCCGAACCGAAAGTCGGTTCGAGAAAGTCGACGAGGTGTCGGCTGCGTCGGGGATCAAGGTCGCCGCGCCCGACCTCGCGGACGCGATGGCCGGCGCGCCGGTCCGGGTCGTCCGCGATCGCGACCTCGAGGAGGTCATCGCCGAAGTCGAGGCCGAACTCGCCGACATCGCGGTCGACACCGAAGAGCAGGGCGTCGTCGTCAAAGCCGACACACTCGGCAGCCTCGAGGCGATGGCCGACGCCTTAGACGAGGCCGAGGTGCCGATCGTCCGCGCGGAGGTCGGCGACGTCGCCCCGCGTGATATCTCGGTTGCCTCGACGGCCGAGGACCCGAAACAGCGGGCGATCCTCGGATTCAACGTCGACGTACTCAGCGACGCCGAACAGCGTGCCGAAATCGAGGACGTGACGCTGTTTACCGACGAGGTCATCTACCAACTGATCGAGGAGTACGAGCAACACGTCGAGGAACTCGAGCGCGCCCAGCAGGATACGATCCTCGACAACATCGTTCGGCCCGCCCGGTTCCGCATTCTGCCCGACCATACTTTCCGCCAGAACGATCCCGCGGTCGTTGGCGTCGAGGTGAACTCGGGGACGATCCAGAACAACACGAACGTCGTCAAGTTCGACGGAAACGAGCCCGAACGCGTCGGCCAGATTAAAGGGATTCAAGAACAGGGCGAGGACGTCGACGAGGCTCGCGCCGGCAACCGCGTGAGCGTCGCCATCGACGGCCCGACCGTCGGCCGCCAGATCGAAGAAGACGACGAACTATGGACCGAGATCCCCGAGAAACACGCGAAGATCTTAGAGCAGGAACTGGCGAGTGAGATTCCCGGCGACGAACTCGAGGCGCTGAACATGTATCTGGACAAACAGCGCAGTCGGGACCCGTTCTGGGGCAAGTAATCGCACCACCGCCCGCAGTTTTCGCCACTTATTCGATCCGCTCGACTCGCACCTGTGCACCACCTTCGAGCGTCTCGAGCGCCGAGACGTCCTCGAGTCGTGCGACGACGGTGACGGGCGCGGCAGCGCGTGGTTCGCCATCCTGACTCATTGGCGTCTCGTCCCAGAACAGACACAGTTTGTCGCCGTCCGGCCAGTACGCAATGGCCCCTTCTGGGACCACGTCGCTGGCGTTCTCGAGCGGGACGTCGAGCGCGAGGTCGAAGTACAGTTCGCCGCCCCAGCGAATCCCGTCGCCGGCGACGGGTACTGCGGCCTCGAGTGCGGCTCTCGTCTCCGGAGCGTCGTCGGTCCAGCTCGCTGTCAACTCCCGATCACCAACGATGACACGAAGATCCGTCATGCGTCCACCGTCACACGGCCACTACTTCGTCTTATCTACCGGCGCGACTCGAGCGTCGACCGACGGCCCCTGTCTTCGTCGCCCGCGTGCGCGTTCGAGACCCTCGAGGACGGCCTCGG belongs to Natronorubrum aibiense and includes:
- a CDS encoding cyclophilin-like family protein; its protein translation is MTDLRVIVGDRELTASWTDDAPETRAALEAAVPVAGDGIRWGGELYFDLALDVPLENASDVVPEGAIAYWPDGDKLCLFWDETPMSQDGEPRAAAPVTVVARLEDVSALETLEGGAQVRVERIE
- a CDS encoding CPBP family intramembrane glutamic endopeptidase, yielding MSDTAQVVDGDGDPGSSAFVPTVGTVLSAITVAALLIPVRSGADDPALLVAAAGALLTTGAFVTRRHALLERRVAGSIAAGSSLLVVFLSGYVITQGVLGSVVVPGLDWSISLLFCAFFVAAGSVGIGVAERAGLSSRGLIARLGLTGEILVLAFVGLVGISIAALLLSLPVRLLAGEPTELQLTVVEYLSFAVGLGGVAVGYLAFRGRDLSFIDLKAPTLWTIGWVVGGLLVILGANMGVSALMSAVGIEASEHTTTQRVAENPDLLLIIIPSMVLFVGPFEELLYRNVIQKSLYERFSRPGAVVVGSVVFTLVHVSAYATAGAGQILASLSLLFVLALILGTLYERTENLLVPALVHGCYNAAIFIPMYF
- a CDS encoding NOB1 family endonuclease, which gives rise to MYVLDSSAFIHDFHTTEQTATIPLVREELKDESAYRYDAMEGSGMHIHIPNGDTTEKVERAAKESGDLDVLSDTDIRLIAASFELDGTLVTDDYAMQNVAEKLNVAVEVIAREGIEEQRHWQYQCQGCGREFDEQKDRCPICGSELARKNPS
- a CDS encoding PRC-barrel domain-containing protein: MSDILAENLSGKSVMGSDGVELGLLYNITMDIKSGKLHDLVIDPDEQLPTRSVDFDVDEDGRFRVPVNRVQAVKDYIVVQR
- the infB gene encoding translation initiation factor IF-2, with protein sequence MSNTDTRDPTSLRTPIVAVLGHVDHGKTSLLDKIRGSAVIEGEAGAITQHIGATAVPLDIISTIAGDLVDPDDFDLPGLLFIDTPGHHSFTTLRSRGGALADIAILVVDVNDGFQPQTLEALEILKRSQTPFIVAANKIDTVPGWNPKEDVPINDTYESQSDRVRQRLDESLYEIIGNLSDEGFSADLYWRVQNFQRNIGVVPVSAMTGEGVPDLLTVMMGLSQRYMKEEMEIDVAGPGVGTVLEVKEEKGFGTTIDTVLYDGTIRADDTIVVGGMNKPIVTEVRALLQPRPLAEIRTESRFEKVDEVSAASGIKVAAPDLADAMAGAPVRVVRDRDLEEVIAEVEAELADIAVDTEEQGVVVKADTLGSLEAMADALDEAEVPIVRAEVGDVAPRDISVASTAEDPKQRAILGFNVDVLSDAEQRAEIEDVTLFTDEVIYQLIEEYEQHVEELERAQQDTILDNIVRPARFRILPDHTFRQNDPAVVGVEVNSGTIQNNTNVVKFDGNEPERVGQIKGIQEQGEDVDEARAGNRVSVAIDGPTVGRQIEEDDELWTEIPEKHAKILEQELASEIPGDELEALNMYLDKQRSRDPFWGK